One window of Bacteroides sp. AN502(2024) genomic DNA carries:
- a CDS encoding peptidylprolyl isomerase, with the protein MKKFVNFRFVVTLVLALFANVATYAQDNVIDEVVWVVGDEAILKSDVEEARMDALYNGRRFDGDPYCIIPEEIAVQKLFLHQAKLDSIEVSEAEIIQRVDALTNMYIQQIGSKEKMEEYFNKTSTQIRETLRENARDGLTVQKMQQKLVGEIKVTPAEVRRYFKDLPLDSIPYIPTQVEVQIITLQPKIPVSEIEEVKRTLRDYTDRVTKGDIDFSTLARLYSEDKASAMKGGECGFMGRGMMDPAYANVAFSLQDPKKVSKIVESEFGFHIIQLIEKRGDRVNTRHILLRPKVSEKELTEACARLDSIADDIRADKFTFDDAAAVISHDKDTRNNHGIMVNINENSGVTTSKFQMQDLPQDVAKVVDKMNVGEISRAFTMINEKDGKEVCAIVKLKARINGHKATIAEDYQDLKEIVMDRRREEMLQKWILDKQKHTYVRINENWQKCDFKYPGWIKKD; encoded by the coding sequence ATGAAGAAGTTTGTGAACTTTAGATTTGTTGTTACTCTTGTCTTGGCACTATTTGCCAATGTGGCAACCTATGCACAAGATAATGTGATTGATGAAGTAGTTTGGGTGGTAGGTGACGAAGCTATTTTAAAATCAGATGTAGAAGAGGCCCGGATGGATGCCTTGTATAATGGACGCAGATTCGACGGCGATCCTTATTGTATAATTCCTGAAGAAATAGCTGTGCAGAAGTTGTTCCTGCATCAGGCGAAGTTGGATAGTATCGAGGTTTCTGAAGCGGAAATCATTCAGCGTGTGGATGCGTTGACCAATATGTACATCCAGCAGATCGGTTCCAAAGAGAAAATGGAGGAATATTTCAATAAAACATCCACCCAGATTCGTGAGACTCTGCGCGAGAATGCACGTGACGGCTTAACAGTTCAGAAGATGCAACAGAAACTGGTTGGAGAAATCAAAGTGACTCCGGCAGAGGTACGTCGTTACTTCAAAGACCTTCCGCTGGATAGTATCCCTTATATTCCGACACAGGTGGAAGTGCAAATCATTACTCTACAACCCAAAATACCGGTTTCGGAAATTGAAGAGGTAAAGAGAACGTTACGCGATTATACGGATCGTGTGACAAAAGGGGACATTGATTTTTCTACATTGGCGCGTTTGTATTCCGAAGACAAGGCTTCCGCTATGAAAGGTGGTGAATGTGGATTCATGGGACGTGGTATGATGGATCCTGCTTATGCGAATGTGGCATTCAGCTTACAGGATCCGAAGAAAGTTTCCAAAATTGTAGAATCGGAATTTGGTTTTCATATTATCCAGTTGATTGAGAAACGTGGTGACCGTGTCAACACACGCCATATTCTGTTGCGTCCGAAAGTTTCGGAAAAAGAACTGACTGAGGCTTGTGCCCGTCTGGATTCCATAGCCGATGATATTCGTGCCGACAAATTTACATTTGATGATGCAGCTGCCGTGATATCACACGATAAGGATACCCGCAACAACCACGGTATTATGGTGAATATCAATGAAAATTCCGGTGTGACTACTTCTAAATTCCAGATGCAGGATCTTCCACAAGACGTTGCTAAAGTGGTGGATAAGATGAATGTTGGTGAAATCTCCAGAGCCTTTACAATGATTAATGAGAAGGATGGAAAAGAGGTATGTGCTATCGTGAAACTGAAAGCGAGAATTAATGGTCATAAAGCAACCATTGCAGAAGACTATCAGGATCTGAAAGAGATTGTAATGGATAGACGTCGTGAAGAGATGTTGCAGAAATGGATTCTGGATAAACAGAAACATACATATGTACGCATCAACGAAAATTGGCAGAAGTGTGATTTCAAGTATCCGGGTTGGATCAAGAAAGATTGA
- a CDS encoding peptidyl-prolyl cis-trans isomerase, translating into MRILVLLLITLLGCGACKEQRDHKGKTPLVEVDGNFLYKEDLTPVLPVGLSKDDSILFTEHYIRSWAEDILLYEKAADNIPDNVDVDKLVENYRKALIMHTYQQELINQKLTNDISEQEIAEYYGRNKELFNLEHPLIKGLFIKVPLTAPQLNKVRRWYKSEKQDAIESLEKYSLQNAVKYEYFYDKWVSVTDVLDMIPLKVEAPEEYVSKHRQVELKDTAYYYFLNVSDYRGVGEEKPYEFARSEVKDLLVNQKRVGFMEQVKNDLYQQAVSKKKIIYNY; encoded by the coding sequence ATGCGAATATTAGTCCTCTTACTGATTACCCTCCTTGGTTGTGGAGCGTGCAAGGAACAGCGCGACCATAAAGGAAAGACTCCTTTGGTAGAGGTGGACGGTAACTTCTTATATAAAGAAGATTTGACGCCCGTGCTTCCGGTCGGATTGTCAAAAGATGATAGTATTCTCTTCACCGAGCACTATATTCGTAGTTGGGCGGAAGATATTCTATTATATGAGAAAGCTGCGGACAATATCCCTGATAATGTGGATGTGGACAAGCTGGTGGAGAATTATCGGAAAGCGTTGATTATGCACACGTATCAGCAGGAGTTGATAAACCAGAAATTGACGAATGATATTTCCGAACAGGAGATAGCAGAGTATTACGGGAGAAACAAAGAACTGTTTAATTTGGAACATCCGTTAATCAAAGGATTGTTTATTAAAGTGCCGTTGACCGCTCCGCAGTTGAACAAAGTGCGCAGATGGTATAAGTCGGAAAAACAGGATGCTATCGAAAGTCTGGAAAAATATAGCTTGCAGAATGCGGTGAAATATGAATATTTCTATGATAAATGGGTGTCCGTGACCGATGTCTTGGACATGATTCCGTTGAAAGTAGAGGCACCGGAAGAGTACGTAAGCAAACACCGTCAGGTAGAATTGAAAGATACGGCTTATTATTATTTTCTGAATGTGAGCGATTATCGCGGAGTTGGTGAGGAGAAACCGTATGAATTTGCCCGGTCGGAAGTGAAGGACTTGCTGGTGAACCAGAAACGGGTGGGCTTTATGGAACAGGTAAAGAACGACTTGTATCAGCAGGCGGTAAGTAAGAAGAAGATTATATATAATTATTAA
- a CDS encoding peptidylprolyl isomerase: protein MKRNLLLGCVSLFVAVVFAQEDPVLMRVNGREILRSEFEYAYRRDAEHLNVKLSPKEYAVLFAQSKLKVEAAKAARLDTTSVFRKQHEKFRTELVESCLIDRQMMDSCVRDAYQKMGLKARSGRVQVIQIFKRLPQTISSQYLEEEKTRMDSIYRVIQNQPDMDFNRLVEIYSDDKRSRWIECLETTSELEDIAFSLGKGRVSQPFFTPEGIHILKVVDREETFTYENVRARLIGRLRREGVWSRSTGAVLERLKKEWQYAPNQAAMEELLANGRTAQTLFTIDGQAYTGTMFMRFSSSHPQAVERQLEGFIAKSLLDYESRNIDKKHPEISYALRESDENYLVEEITRQKIDLPAANDRAGLATYFKFHSSDYRWESPRYKGVVLHCVDKKTAKQAKKMLKKVPEKEWTDKLRQTFNTAGEEKIQVEQGLFADGDNKYIDKLVFKKGDFEPLMSYPFTITVGKKVKGPDDYREVIERVRKDYRSYLDTCWMRELRESGKVEINQEVLKTVNNN from the coding sequence ATGAAAAGAAACCTGTTATTGGGATGTGTTTCTCTCTTTGTAGCCGTGGTCTTTGCACAGGAAGATCCTGTGTTGATGCGTGTGAACGGAAGAGAGATACTCCGTTCGGAATTTGAATATGCGTACCGCCGTGATGCGGAACATTTAAATGTCAAACTCTCGCCGAAAGAGTATGCGGTACTTTTCGCTCAATCGAAGTTGAAGGTGGAAGCAGCCAAGGCTGCCCGACTTGATACAACTTCAGTGTTCCGTAAGCAACACGAAAAATTCCGGACCGAGTTAGTGGAATCTTGTCTCATAGACAGGCAGATGATGGATAGTTGTGTTCGTGACGCGTATCAAAAGATGGGATTGAAGGCACGTAGCGGCAGGGTACAGGTAATACAGATTTTCAAACGTTTGCCGCAGACAATCAGCTCGCAGTATTTAGAAGAAGAAAAAACACGGATGGATTCTATATACCGGGTGATACAGAATCAGCCGGATATGGATTTTAACCGTTTGGTCGAAATCTACTCGGATGATAAGCGAAGTAGGTGGATCGAATGTCTGGAAACAACGAGCGAGTTGGAGGATATTGCCTTCTCTTTGGGGAAAGGTAGGGTGTCACAGCCTTTTTTCACTCCTGAGGGGATTCATATCTTGAAAGTGGTCGATCGGGAGGAAACATTTACTTATGAAAATGTCAGAGCCAGGTTGATAGGACGATTACGACGCGAGGGAGTTTGGAGCAGAAGTACAGGTGCGGTGCTCGAGCGCTTGAAAAAAGAATGGCAGTATGCTCCGAATCAGGCAGCAATGGAAGAGCTGCTGGCGAACGGCCGGACAGCACAAACTCTGTTTACGATTGATGGGCAGGCATATACCGGAACTATGTTCATGCGTTTTTCCTCTTCTCATCCTCAGGCTGTAGAACGACAGTTAGAAGGATTTATAGCCAAGTCGTTGTTGGATTATGAAAGCCGGAACATCGATAAGAAGCATCCTGAAATATCTTATGCCCTGCGGGAATCTGATGAAAACTATTTGGTGGAAGAGATAACACGGCAGAAAATAGATTTGCCCGCAGCCAATGACCGCGCGGGATTGGCTACTTATTTTAAATTTCATTCATCGGATTATCGATGGGAGAGTCCCCGCTATAAAGGAGTCGTGCTTCATTGCGTTGATAAAAAGACAGCGAAGCAAGCCAAAAAAATGCTGAAGAAAGTGCCGGAAAAAGAATGGACGGACAAGCTTCGGCAAACTTTTAATACAGCCGGAGAGGAAAAGATACAGGTTGAACAAGGACTTTTTGCCGACGGAGACAATAAATATATAGATAAATTAGTTTTTAAGAAGGGGGATTTTGAACCTTTAATGTCTTATCCTTTTACTATTACAGTGGGCAAGAAAGTGAAAGGTCCGGATGATTATCGGGAAGTAATAGAGCGGGTCCGAAAGGATTATCGAAGTTATCTTGATACGTGCTGGATGCGGGAATTGAGGGAATCTGGTAAGGTTGAAATAAACCAAGAGGTTTTAAAAACAGTTAATAATAACTGA
- the guaB gene encoding IMP dehydrogenase encodes MSFIADKIVMDGLTYDDVLLIPAYSEVLPRTVDLTTKFSKNIELKIPFVTAAMDTVTEAKMAIAIAREGGIGVIHKNMSIEEQARQVAIVKRAENGMIYDPVTIKRGSTVRDALDIMAEYKIGGIPVVDDEGYLVGIVTNRDLRFEKDMTKHVDLVMTPKDRLVTTTQSTDLESAAQILQQHKIEKLPIVGMDGKLIGLVTYKDITKAKDKPMACKDAKGRLRVAAGVGVTADTLDRMQALVDAGADAIVIDTAHGHSMYVIEKLKEAKKRFPNIDIVVGNIATGEAAKALVEAGADAVKVGIGPGSICTTRVVAGVGVPQLSAVYDVAKALKGTGVPLIADGGLRYSGDVVKALAAGGYSVMIGSLVAGTEESPGDTIIFNGRKFKSYRGMGSLEAMENGSKDRYFQSGTTDVKKLVPEGIAARVPYKGTLFEVIYQLTGGLRAGMGYCGAANIEKLHDAKFTRITNAGVMESHPHDVTITSESPNYSRPE; translated from the coding sequence ATGTCATTTATTGCTGATAAGATTGTAATGGATGGATTGACTTACGATGATGTATTGTTGATCCCCGCTTATTCTGAAGTTTTACCGCGCACTGTCGATCTCACGACAAAGTTTTCAAAAAACATTGAGTTAAAAATACCTTTTGTGACGGCTGCCATGGATACGGTTACCGAAGCGAAAATGGCGATTGCCATTGCTCGTGAAGGTGGTATCGGTGTGATTCATAAAAATATGTCTATCGAAGAACAGGCAAGACAAGTTGCTATTGTAAAGCGTGCCGAAAATGGTATGATTTATGATCCTGTAACTATCAAAAGAGGTTCTACTGTTCGGGATGCACTGGACATCATGGCGGAATATAAAATCGGTGGTATCCCTGTGGTAGATGATGAAGGTTATTTGGTTGGTATTGTTACTAACAGAGATTTGCGTTTCGAAAAAGACATGACCAAACATGTTGATCTTGTCATGACTCCCAAAGACAGATTGGTAACTACGACCCAGTCTACTGACTTGGAATCCGCTGCACAGATCCTTCAGCAACATAAGATTGAGAAACTTCCGATTGTCGGAATGGACGGAAAGTTGATCGGTCTTGTCACTTATAAGGATATTACGAAAGCAAAAGATAAGCCCATGGCTTGTAAAGATGCCAAAGGGCGTCTGCGTGTAGCTGCCGGTGTAGGTGTCACTGCTGATACGCTGGATCGTATGCAGGCATTGGTAGATGCCGGTGCGGATGCGATTGTGATTGATACTGCCCACGGACACTCCATGTATGTGATTGAAAAACTGAAAGAAGCGAAGAAACGTTTTCCGAATATTGATATTGTGGTAGGTAATATTGCTACCGGAGAAGCTGCAAAAGCTTTAGTGGAAGCTGGTGCGGATGCAGTGAAAGTTGGTATCGGTCCTGGTTCTATCTGTACTACTCGTGTGGTTGCCGGTGTAGGTGTTCCACAGTTATCTGCGGTCTATGATGTAGCAAAAGCGTTGAAGGGTACAGGTGTTCCTTTGATTGCCGATGGTGGTTTACGTTATTCGGGCGATGTGGTGAAAGCGCTGGCTGCCGGAGGATATAGTGTAATGATCGGATCATTGGTTGCCGGAACAGAAGAATCTCCGGGCGACACTATTATTTTCAATGGTCGTAAATTCAAATCCTATCGTGGCATGGGGTCATTGGAGGCAATGGAAAATGGATCGAAAGACCGTTACTTCCAGAGTGGAACTACGGATGTGAAGAAACTTGTTCCGGAAGGAATCGCTGCCCGTGTCCCTTATAAAGGTACGCTTTTCGAAGTTATTTATCAACTGACCGGCGGTTTGCGTGCAGGTATGGGATACTGTGGTGCCGCTAACATTGAGAAACTTCATGACGCTAAGTTTACCCGCATTACCAATGCCGGTGTAATGGAAAGCCATCCGCACGACGTGACGATTACCAGTGAATCGCCTAACTATAGTCGTCCGGAATAA
- the recQ gene encoding DNA helicase RecQ yields MARKINLTDELKKYFGFNKFKGNQEAIINNLLDGKDTFVLMPTGGGKSLCYQLPSLLMEGTAIVISPLIALMKNQVDAMRNFSEEDGVAHFINSSLNKGAIDQVRSDILAGKTKLLYVAPESLTKEENVDFLRSVKISFYAVDEAHCISEWGHDFRPEYRRIRPIINEIGKAPLIALTATATPKVQHDIQKNLGMVDARVFKSSFNRPNLYYEVRAKTVNIDRDIIKFIKNNPEKSGIIYCLSRKKVEELAEILQANGINARPYHAGMDSLTRTKNQDDFLMEKVDVIVATIAFGMGIDKPDVRFVIHYDIPKSLEGYYQETGRAGRDGGEGQCITFYTNKDLQKLEKFMQGKPVAEQEIGKQLLLETAAYAESSVCRRKTLLHYFGEDYTEENCGNCDNCLNPKKQVEAQELLCTVIEAIIAVKENFKADYIIDILQGKETSEIQAHLHEDLEVFGSGMGEEDKTWNAVIRQALIAGYLSKDVENYGLLKVTEEGHKFLKKPKSFKITEDNDFEETEEEVPARGGGSCAVDPALYSMLKDLRKKLSKKLEVPPYVIFQDPSLEAMATIYPVTLEELQNIPGVGAGKAKRYGEEFCKLIKRHCEENEIERPEDLRVRTVANKSKMKVAIIQAIDRKVALDDIALSKGIDFGELLDEVEAIVYSGTKLNIDYFLEEIMDEDHMLDIYDYFKESTTDKIDDALDELGDDFTEEEVRLVRIKFISEMAN; encoded by the coding sequence ATGGCAAGGAAGATTAATTTAACAGATGAACTGAAAAAGTATTTCGGATTTAATAAGTTCAAGGGAAACCAGGAAGCGATCATTAATAACCTGCTCGATGGTAAAGATACCTTTGTACTGATGCCTACCGGTGGCGGGAAATCTTTATGCTATCAGCTGCCTTCGCTCTTGATGGAAGGTACGGCAATCGTAATTTCTCCGCTTATAGCGTTGATGAAGAATCAAGTGGATGCAATGCGTAATTTCAGTGAAGAAGATGGTGTCGCTCATTTTATCAATTCTTCATTAAATAAAGGCGCGATAGACCAAGTGAGGTCGGATATCCTTGCCGGAAAGACAAAATTGCTATATGTAGCGCCGGAGTCGCTGACGAAAGAAGAAAACGTAGATTTTTTGCGTTCGGTAAAGATTTCGTTCTATGCAGTGGATGAAGCTCACTGTATTTCTGAATGGGGACATGATTTTCGACCGGAATACCGGCGGATTCGCCCTATTATCAATGAAATAGGAAAAGCTCCGTTGATTGCGCTTACCGCAACGGCGACGCCCAAGGTGCAACATGATATCCAGAAAAATCTGGGAATGGTAGATGCTCGAGTCTTCAAATCTTCGTTCAACCGTCCGAACCTTTATTATGAGGTACGCGCGAAGACCGTTAATATCGATAGGGATATTATCAAGTTTATCAAAAATAATCCGGAGAAATCTGGCATTATCTATTGCCTTAGCCGGAAAAAAGTGGAGGAACTTGCTGAAATCCTGCAGGCAAACGGTATCAATGCGCGTCCATATCATGCTGGTATGGATTCGTTGACCAGAACCAAGAATCAGGATGATTTTCTGATGGAAAAAGTAGACGTTATTGTAGCAACTATCGCTTTCGGTATGGGAATTGACAAGCCGGATGTGAGGTTTGTGATTCACTACGATATCCCCAAGAGTCTGGAAGGGTATTACCAGGAGACCGGGCGCGCCGGTAGAGATGGCGGTGAAGGTCAGTGCATAACCTTTTATACAAATAAAGACTTGCAGAAACTGGAAAAGTTCATGCAGGGAAAACCTGTGGCAGAGCAGGAAATTGGCAAGCAGCTTCTGTTGGAAACCGCTGCTTATGCTGAATCTTCCGTATGCCGACGCAAGACGTTGCTGCATTATTTCGGTGAAGATTATACGGAAGAAAATTGTGGAAATTGTGACAACTGTTTAAATCCTAAAAAACAAGTGGAGGCTCAAGAGTTATTGTGTACCGTGATTGAAGCGATTATCGCGGTGAAAGAAAATTTTAAGGCAGATTATATTATAGACATACTACAAGGTAAAGAAACTTCCGAAATACAGGCGCATTTGCATGAAGACCTCGAGGTCTTCGGTTCCGGTATGGGTGAAGAGGATAAGACATGGAACGCAGTGATTCGTCAGGCACTGATTGCGGGTTATTTGAGCAAAGATGTGGAGAATTACGGACTCTTGAAAGTGACGGAGGAGGGACATAAGTTCCTGAAGAAGCCGAAGTCATTCAAGATTACCGAAGACAACGACTTCGAAGAGACGGAAGAAGAAGTCCCGGCACGTGGCGGTGGTTCCTGTGCGGTGGATCCGGCTCTTTATTCCATGTTGAAGGACTTGCGGAAGAAACTCTCGAAGAAACTGGAAGTGCCACCTTATGTGATCTTCCAGGATCCCTCTTTGGAAGCAATGGCTACCATTTATCCGGTGACATTGGAAGAGTTGCAGAATATACCAGGCGTAGGTGCCGGAAAAGCAAAACGTTACGGTGAAGAGTTCTGTAAATTGATCAAACGCCACTGTGAAGAGAATGAGATCGAACGTCCTGAAGACCTGCGGGTACGTACGGTTGCCAATAAATCTAAGATGAAGGTAGCTATTATTCAGGCGATTGACCGTAAAGTTGCGTTAGATGATATCGCTCTTTCCAAAGGAATTGATTTTGGTGAACTGCTGGACGAGGTAGAAGCCATTGTTTATTCGGGAACCAAACTGAACATAGATTATTTCCTGGAAGAAATCATGGATGAAGATCACATGCTCGATATCTACGATTATTTCAAGGAATCTACTACAGATAAGATTGATGATGCACTTGATGAATTAGGTGATGACTTTACGGAAGAGGAAGTTCGCTTGGTTCGCATTAAGTTCATCTCTGAAATGGCTAATTAA
- the clpX gene encoding ATP-dependent Clp protease ATP-binding subunit ClpX, which yields MAESKTKKRCSFCGRSENEVGFLITGMNGYICDSCATQAYEITQEALGLGKKSTGTTKLNLKELPKPVEIKRFLDQYVIGQDDAKRFLSVSVYNHYKRLLQKDSGDDVEIEKSNIIMVGSTGTGKTLLARTIAKLLHVPFTIVDATVLTEAGYVGEDIESILTRLLQVADYNVPEAEQGIVFIDEIDKIARKGDNPSITRDVSGEGVQQGLLKLLEGSVVNVPPQGGRKHPDQKMIPVNTKNILFICGGAFDGIEKKIAQRLNTHVVGYTALQKTAMVDKNNMMQYIAPQDLKSFGLIPEIIGRLPVLTYLNPLDRNALRAILTEPKNSIIKQYIKLFEMDGIKLTFEEDVFEYIVDKAVEYKLGARGLRSIVETIMMDVMFEIPSEDKKEYEVTLDYAKMQLEKANMARLQTA from the coding sequence ATGGCTGAATCAAAAACAAAGAAAAGATGTAGTTTCTGTGGACGGTCGGAGAATGAGGTGGGATTCCTGATTACGGGAATGAATGGTTATATTTGCGACAGCTGTGCTACTCAGGCTTATGAGATTACTCAGGAGGCATTGGGATTGGGTAAGAAAAGCACAGGAACTACCAAACTCAACTTAAAAGAACTGCCCAAACCGGTAGAAATCAAGAGATTCCTCGATCAGTATGTGATCGGACAGGATGATGCGAAACGTTTCCTTTCCGTATCGGTCTATAACCATTATAAACGTCTGTTGCAAAAAGACAGTGGTGATGATGTGGAGATTGAAAAGTCGAACATTATTATGGTAGGTAGTACCGGAACCGGAAAAACGTTGCTCGCACGCACGATTGCTAAGTTACTGCACGTGCCGTTTACCATTGTAGACGCTACGGTGCTGACGGAGGCCGGTTATGTGGGCGAAGATATCGAAAGTATTTTAACCCGTTTGCTACAGGTGGCGGATTATAATGTACCTGAAGCTGAACAGGGCATCGTGTTTATCGACGAGATCGACAAAATAGCCCGTAAAGGAGATAACCCTTCGATCACTCGCGACGTGAGTGGTGAAGGTGTACAGCAGGGATTATTGAAATTGCTCGAAGGTTCTGTGGTGAACGTACCTCCTCAGGGAGGCCGTAAACATCCGGACCAGAAGATGATTCCGGTAAATACCAAGAATATTCTCTTTATCTGTGGCGGTGCTTTCGATGGCATCGAGAAGAAGATCGCCCAGCGGTTGAATACCCATGTCGTAGGTTATACAGCATTGCAGAAAACAGCGATGGTGGACAAGAATAACATGATGCAGTACATCGCTCCACAGGATTTGAAATCATTCGGGCTGATTCCCGAAATTATCGGACGTCTTCCGGTATTGACCTATTTGAATCCGTTGGATCGGAATGCGCTTCGTGCGATTCTTACCGAACCGAAAAACTCTATCATCAAACAATATATCAAACTGTTTGAAATGGATGGCATCAAGCTGACATTTGAAGAGGATGTCTTCGAATATATCGTCGACAAGGCGGTAGAATATAAGTTGGGTGCTCGTGGATTGCGCTCTATTGTGGAAACAATCATGATGGATGTCATGTTTGAAATCCCTTCAGAGGACAAAAAAGAGTATGAGGTAACGCTGGATTATGCAAAGATGCAACTGGAGAAAGCGAATATGGCACGACTACAAACTGCTTAA
- the clpP gene encoding ATP-dependent Clp endopeptidase proteolytic subunit ClpP produces the protein MDDFRKYATKHLGMNGMVLDDVIKSQAGYLNPYILEERQLNVTQLDVFSRLMMDRIIFLGTQIDDYTANTLQAQLLYLDSADPGKDISIYINSPGGSVYAGLGIYDTMQFISSDVATICTGMAASMAAVLLVAGAEGKRSALPHSRVMIHQPMGGAQGQASDIEITAREIQKLKKELYTIIADHSHTDFDKVWADSDRDYWMTAQEAKEYGMIDEVLIKK, from the coding sequence ATGGATGATTTTAGAAAATACGCAACCAAGCATTTAGGAATGAATGGTATGGTATTGGATGATGTGATTAAGTCGCAGGCCGGGTATTTGAATCCCTATATTTTGGAAGAAAGACAGTTGAACGTTACTCAACTCGATGTTTTCTCCCGTTTGATGATGGACCGCATCATTTTCCTCGGTACACAAATAGATGACTATACAGCCAATACGCTTCAGGCACAGTTGTTGTATCTGGATTCTGCGGATCCGGGTAAAGATATCTCTATCTATATCAACTCTCCGGGCGGAAGCGTATATGCCGGATTGGGCATTTATGATACGATGCAGTTTATTTCAAGTGATGTTGCTACCATCTGTACAGGTATGGCAGCTTCAATGGCGGCTGTATTGTTGGTTGCCGGTGCTGAAGGCAAACGTTCTGCATTGCCTCATTCACGTGTGATGATTCATCAGCCGATGGGGGGTGCGCAAGGACAAGCGTCAGACATTGAAATCACAGCTCGTGAGATTCAAAAATTGAAGAAAGAACTTTATACGATTATCGCCGATCATTCGCATACTGATTTTGATAAAGTATGGGCGGACTCTGATCGCGATTACTGGATGACAGCTCAGGAAGCGAAAGAATATGGTATGATTGATGAGGTATTGATTAAGAAATAA
- the tig gene encoding trigger factor: MNVSLQNIDKVSAELTVKLEKADYQEKVDKELKSLRRKAQIPGFRKGMVPASLIKKMYGKSVIAEVVNKALQEAVYNYIKENKVNMLGEPLPNEEKQQDIDFDTMEEFDFVFDIALAPEFKAEVNAKDKVDYYTIEVSEEMIDNQVKMYTQRTGKYDKVDAYEDNDMLKGLLAQLDEEGNTKEGGIQVEAAVLMPAYMKNDDQKAIFANAKVNDVLVFNPNVAYDGHAAELGSLLKIDKEIAKDVKSDFSFQVEEITRFVPGELTQEVFDQAFGEGVVKTEEEFRAKIKEEIAARFVTESDYKFLIDIRKVMMEKVGKLEFSDALLKRIMLLNNEEKGEEYVAENYDKSIEELTWHLIKEQLVEANEIKVEQEDILKMARETTKAQFAQYGMLSIPDDVLDNYAQEMLKKKETINNLVGRVVEAKLAAALKAQVTLENKNVSIEEFNKMFE, translated from the coding sequence ATGAACGTTTCATTACAAAACATTGACAAAGTAAGCGCAGAGCTTACTGTAAAGCTTGAGAAAGCCGATTATCAGGAGAAAGTAGATAAAGAGTTGAAGTCACTCCGCCGGAAGGCACAGATTCCGGGATTCCGTAAAGGGATGGTTCCGGCAAGTCTTATTAAAAAGATGTATGGTAAGTCGGTAATTGCAGAGGTTGTGAATAAGGCACTGCAAGAAGCTGTTTACAATTATATTAAAGAAAATAAGGTGAATATGTTGGGCGAGCCGTTGCCTAACGAAGAAAAGCAACAGGATATTGATTTCGATACAATGGAAGAATTCGATTTCGTATTCGACATCGCTTTGGCACCTGAATTTAAAGCAGAAGTAAATGCTAAAGATAAAGTGGATTATTATACGATCGAAGTTTCTGAAGAAATGATCGACAATCAGGTGAAGATGTATACTCAACGCACTGGCAAGTATGATAAGGTAGACGCTTACGAAGATAATGATATGTTGAAGGGGTTGCTGGCACAGTTGGACGAAGAAGGCAACACCAAAGAAGGCGGTATTCAGGTAGAAGCCGCAGTGTTGATGCCTGCTTACATGAAGAACGACGATCAGAAAGCTATTTTTGCTAATGCAAAAGTAAATGATGTATTGGTGTTCAATCCGAATGTGGCTTATGACGGACATGCTGCCGAACTGGGTTCTTTGTTGAAGATTGACAAGGAAATTGCAAAAGACGTGAAGTCTGATTTCAGCTTCCAGGTAGAAGAAATCACCCGTTTTGTTCCGGGTGAACTGACTCAGGAAGTATTCGACCAGGCATTCGGTGAAGGTGTTGTGAAGACTGAAGAAGAATTCCGCGCTAAGATTAAAGAAGAAATCGCAGCTAGATTTGTGACTGAAAGCGATTATAAATTCCTGATCGACATTCGCAAAGTGATGATGGAAAAAGTGGGTAAACTGGAATTCTCTGATGCCCTGCTGAAACGTATCATGTTGCTGAACAACGAAGAAAAGGGAGAAGAATATGTTGCTGAAAACTATGATAAGAGCATCGAAGAACTGACTTGGCACCTGATTAAGGAACAGTTGGTTGAAGCAAACGAAATTAAAGTTGAACAGGAAGATATTCTGAAGATGGCTAGAGAAACAACGAAGGCGCAGTTTGCTCAATATGGTATGTTGTCTATTCCTGACGATGTGCTTGACAACTATGCACAGGAAATGTTGAAGAAGAAAGAAACTATTAATAATTTGGTAGGTCGTGTCGTAGAAGCGAAGCTTGCTGCTGCTTTGAAAGCGCAGGTTACTTTGGAGAACAAGAACGTTTCGATCGAAGAATTCAATAAGATGTTTGAATAA